The Desulfobacterales bacterium genome includes the window TATGATGAAAGCAGATTTACCAGGTATAATGAATAGACATATAGAGCACCATGGGTTACACCAAGGACTGAGTTTTGGATGGTTAGCGACTATTTGGTTATCGCATATACTTTCACAGGGAGATCATAGAAAGGTAACAGTTAGAGACTGGGTGAAACAAAGTCAAAATACTCTGGAAAAAGTTACAGGATTAAATATTAGAGAAACGGATTTTACGGATGACCGATTAACTCTATTATTGGAGAAATTAAGTAAAATTGAAATATGGATAGCGATTGAGGCTGAATTGAATGGAACTACAATTCGAGTATACGATTTAGAGCAAAAAAAAGTAAGAATTGATACGACTACAGTATCAGGGTATCATGAGGGAGGAGAAGATAGATTACTGCAATATGGGCATAGTAAAGATGACTCAAGTTTGAAACAAATAAAAGTGTTGATTGCGAGTCTTGATCCATTGGGAATGCCATTGATTACAGAAGTTCTTTCGGGTGAAAAAGCGGATGATAAACTATACGTACCTGCAGTAGATCGGGTAGTTAAAAATACAGATAAGAAAGGATTGTTGTTTATTGGTGATTGCAAGATGAGTGCATTGGATACTCGTGGACATATTTACAATTCAGGGCATCATTATTTGATGCCTCTTTCTATGGTTGGGAATAATCGGGATAAAGCGGATGATTGGATAAAAGATGCAATGGAAAAAGAAAATGAATTGACACAAATTTATGTGACTGACCATAAAGGTAAAAAAAATTTGTTAGCAGAAGGATGTGAAATTCAAAGAAATTGTTGTTGCGAAAAAGACGGTAAGGAAATTAAATGGGATGAACGGGTTTTAATAGTAAAGTCGGAAAGCTACGCTAAAACTTTACAAAATGCTCTTGATAAAAGATTGGAGAAAGCAACTAAAGAGTTACTGGAATTGACTCCTCAACGAGGTAGAGGGAAAAGACAAATAGAAGATGAAAAAAAACTATGTGAATCCGCCGATGCTATTTTGAAAACACATCGTGTAGAAGGTCTTTTGATTTATAATTTTGAAAGGCAGGAAACTATACATAGTAAATTTATCGGAAGAGGAAGAGGCACAAAGAATAGGTCTAAAAGAGAAATCGTAAATGTTCGTTATCAGATTAACGATGTTATTCGTAACGAAGATGGGATAAAAGCCGTAAAGAAGACTTTCGGATGGCGTATCTTTGTTACTGATATGTGTAAAGAAATATTGACATTTGAACAAGCGGTTATGACTTATCGAGATGAATGGATAATCGAACGTGGTTTTCATCGTTTAAAAGGAGCGCCTTTATCTCTAGATCCTATGTTTGTAAAGCGAGATGACCAAATTATTGGATTAACTTATCTTTTAACTATAGCGATAAGATTTTTAACACTTATTGAGTTTGTCGTTCGCCGTAATCTTAAAAAGAATGATGAAAAACTTGTGGGCTTAAATCCTGAAAATCCAAAAAAAGCTATAAATAATCCAACAACGGAGCGTCTTTTAAAAGCTTTTAATGGTATTAATTTAACGATTGTGCATTTACCACAAAAAATAATACGGTATGTTACACCTTTAAATTCATTACAGGTTAAGATTTTAGCTTTACTTGGCTTTTCTTCTGAAATTTATACGTCATTGGTAACATGATTTATGAAAAATAATAAAATTCAAAAAAATTTAAGCGAATGGACAGTAATCTATATTCATAAAATTTATTTTTTAAGGAGATTCCATAGTATGCGGAAAATTGTCTTTATTCTATCTATTTTGTGTGCTTTGCCTATTTTTATAAATGCGGAAGATAAAATTATTATACTGAAAGCCTATAAACAAGTAGCTTTAACTGGATATACGCGATTTGATACAAAAATGATTATATCTTCAGAAGTGCCAGGTAAAATTACTAAATTAAATTATGATATAGGTCAGATAATAAAAGCTCTTCCTTTTTTTGAAATTGACTCTACTTTTATTGATTTTGAAATTAAAACTACTTTAAACACTATAAAAAAATTAGAAGTGTCCATTCAAAGATCAGAATCGAGGATAGCTTACTCAAAAAAAGAATTTGAACGAATAGATACACTTTTTCAGGAAAGAAGAGCGACCGAAGTAAATAGAGATGCTGCATCTGAAGAATTAAAACAAGCCGAACTAGAGTATCAAGGCATTATCGCAGAAAAAACTATTTTAGAAACGACTTTGCAGCAGCTTAAGGAGCGTAAATCAAGGCATATAATCGATGCTCCAGAAGGATGGATTGTTACAGGTAAAATGGCTGAAATTGGAGAACATATAGCTCCTCAAGTCCCTCTTGCAAAAATAGCTGATTATAAAACTTTAGTCATTCCTTTTTCTGTATCTTCAAAGGAACTTAATGCATTAAGAAGACTTCCCCAAGAATTTGATGTAATAGTTGAAAATAAAAATGCAAAAGCTCAAATTAACTGGGTTAATCCTGAATTCGATGAACGAACAAGAAAGCTTAGCATGGAATTAAAATTAATTGATTATGAGGGTGAAAAAAGAGAAGGGCTTTTATGTTCGCTATCTTTAACGATTGATTCAGAAGGCCTCTTAATACCAAAAGATGCTATAAAAAATAGATACGATAACCCAAGAATAATCCTTAAAGGAACACGTAATCCTATTAATGTAATAATTTTAAGTGAATCCGAAAGAAATTTCGTTATAGCTGAAGACGAAATTTTAAAAGAAGGGATGGAATTAGAATATAATGACCCCGAAACTCTTCCGATGAAGCCAGATAATGCTAATTCTTCTAATATTAAGCAATAAATATTGATAAATAAACTATAAAACTATAGCAAATTACTTATTTATATTAGAAAGGTCTTTTAGATGGAGTCTCTTGTTAAATTTACGTTAAAACAAAAAGTATTTATTAATGTAGTTTTTGTTATTTTAGTTATAGCTGGAATATTTGCTCTTAGGTTAATCCCCCTTGAAAATATGCCTGATGTCGATGCTGGAAGAATTTTTATTCGAGTTGTTTATTTTGGCGCTTCTGCCGATGATATTGAAAATCTTGTGACGAAAAAAATTGAAGACGCGTTAGATGGATTAGAAAATGTAGAATATATAGACTCAGTATCCTATAGAAATTTTTCATCAGTCCATATTAAGCTTATTGATGATGTCGATTACAGTGATATATATGATGAAATAAGATTTAGAATTCAAAACGCAAAAAAAGATTTGCCCGAAGGATGTGATGATCCTGTATTTACATACGTTGAGACAGGTATATGGCTTCCAGTTATTATGGTTAACCTTACGGGTAATTTCTCACAAAACAGCCTTAAACTTTATGCGGATGAATTAAGATCGCAGATTCGCAATATCCCAGATGTTAAAGATGCAGAAATTTTGGGAACTTCTGAAAAGGAATTTCATGTTAGTCTTGATCCCTATAAATTACGAAAGCTTGGAATAACTTTTCATCAAGTTGTTGCAGCAATAAAGTCAGCAAATACAAAATTCCCTACAGGTCAGTTTCAAAAAGAAGATAGGGAATTTATGCTGGATTCTGGAAAAATTCTTTCAAACCAGCAAGAGGTTCTCGATGTTCTTGTAAGAAGGGATGGCGATGGTAATTTTATTCGAGTAAGGGATATTGTAACAAGTGCCATTGTAAGCAATCGCGACCCGTTTGATATTCTTTCAGCAAATGGAAGAACAGCTTTGCGGCTAAAGGTAACAAAAGAAAAAAATGGCAATACCCTTGATATTTCTAAATCTGTAAAAAAAGTTGCAAAGGAATTTGAAAAAAAATATGAAAAAGATGGAATACAGATTAATTTTAGCAATGATTCTGTGATTGAAATAAACGATTCTGTAAAAACATTAAGTGGAAACTTAATATTTGGAATGATTCTTGTCATGGTCGTCCTGTGGTTTACCCTTGGTTTTAGAAATGCTATGCTTACTTGTATCGGTGTGCCATTTTCTTTTTTATGCGCTATTCTTATATTAAAACTTTACGGAATGTCTTTAAATACTATAAGCCTTTTTTCCTTTGTTCTGCTTTCAGGAATTCTCGTTGATGATGCTACAGTAATCATTGAAAATGTATATCGTCATATGCAAATGGGAAAACCTATACATGAAGCCGTTATAGAAGGATCAGCTGAAGTTATGCTACCTATTATAAGCTCGGTTCTTACAACAATTTTAGCTTTTTTACCGATGCTTATGATGACTGGAACAACAGGTGCATTTTTTTCTGTTATTCCCAAGACGGTTACTTTTGCCCTTGTAGCATCTTTGATTGAAGCACTATTTATTCTTCCAGTTCATATCTTAGATTGGGGACCAAAGAAAGTAGGCATAAATTTAAGCAAAGAAATTGACGATCCTTTTCACCATTTAAGATCAGGAGTTTTTGGATTTTTTTGGAAAATGTATTCTGGAATTTTAAGAATTTTACTGAATCATAAATTTTTAGCTTTAACAGGAACTTTAATTCTATTTATAGGATCTATGGCTATATTAATTCTGTCGCTGACAGGTAAATATCCTCTTATAAAAGTTAAATTTTTTCCTGGCAATTATTTTAGATATCATATTGCTTTAATAATGCCCGTTGGCACATCTCTTGACTCAACGGATAATGAGATAAAAGCCTTGTCACAAAGGCTAATATTCCTTGGAGAAAAACAAGTTCAAGCTCTATCTGCTACATGCGGACATTATGAAGATCAAGATTATACATATCATTTTGGAAATTATTATGGTGAAATTATTGTTACCTTGCCCGAAGAAAAATACAGGGAATTTCCTGATAATCCAAACAATGATCCAATGGCGTATCTTGGCTGGATTCGTGAAGAACTTAAACAGTATATTGATAAAAAATATGCTAATAGTAATTTAAAACCCAAAGTAAAAGTTTTTGAAGAGCCCGATGGACCTCCTACAGGAAAGCCTATAAATATTCGTGTTTCGGCTATTACAATGGACGATGCTTTAAAAACTTCTGATATCATCATGAATTACATGGGAGCTAATGAAAATTTAAAAGATTTAATAGACCTTGAAGATAATAGACCTGACTACCAAAATACTATAAAATTTTTGCCAAACAATAAAGCTGCTTTTGAATATGGAATTATGCCAGGAGACATAACTGGTTTTGTAACAGGCATATTAAACGGCCAAAGTGCTGGTAAATATAGAACTGATGGCGAAGAAATAGATTTGATGGTTAGAATTGCAAGGTATTATGATAAGGCAAACCCTAGAAAAATAGGTCTTTCTGACCCAACTGATATTTTAGATATTCCAGTTGTTGAACATAGCAAATCACCAGTTCTTTTAAGAGATATTGTTACAGTAAAATATGATCTTGAACCAACTTTAAAAACAAGGTATAAGGGAAGACCAACAATTACAATTACTGCGAATATAAAATCAGGCTCAAAACTTTCCCCGGCGGGAGTTCAACAAATAGTTAATGGATTTTTTGAAAAAAATTATTCAAGATTCACAGGTGTTACACTTTCTTTTGGAGGAGAATTTGAATCCACTTCAAGATCCTATGCTTCTCTTACGATGGCTTTTTTTATAGCTATTTTATGTATCTATCTCGTGTTAGCTTCTCAATTTGGCGCTTACGTTCAACCTCTAATAATTATTTCCGCTGTTCCTTTTGCTTTAATAGGAGTAGTTTTAGGTCTATTTATTACGCAAATGACATTTACAGTTGGTAGTTTCTTGGCAATTGTTGGTCTTGCAGGTATGGCTGTTAACAATTCTATTTTACTTATTGATTTCATGAATACAAGGGTACTCATGGGAAAAGATTTGAGAGACGCAATAATTGAAGCGTGCGCGGCAAGAATGAGACCGGTTATAATAACAACAGTTACAACTATACTTGGTCTTTTACCTATGGCTATTGGTATTCCTAATAAATCGATTTCATGGGCTCCAATGGCTATGGCTTTTGTAACTGGTCTTACAAGTGCTACTATTCTTACTCTTTTAATTGTTCCTGTTGAATATGAATTATTTGGAAATGTAAAAAAGGTTTTTAAAAAACGAGCCACAAAACTCTAAATAAAAAGGAGGCAAATAATGTTTAAATTCCTATTAATTGCAACCGGCTTTATTTCATTTATTATAGGAGGTCTTATCTTTCTTGTAGGTATAGGCGCTATTGGAGGAATTATCGGAGGAATCATCGCTTTACTCATTGGGTCTATGATTTCATTAACTTCAATTGGAACAATGCTTTTCCTTACCATGGATAACAAAATGGAAGAATACTTTGATTTCGGAAATATTGTTGAATTAATTAAGCAAAACGGTAAATGGCAGCCAAGAAGAGGATAGCACTTTAAAATTTTTTATATTTTGTACTGTTACCCTATATTCCTTTTTTTTGAAAGTGAGTATAGGGTATTTTCATAAATAAGTCAGTAGTGAATTAAAAATTCGGCATCCTTCATAATACAGGAAAAATAGTTAACACTTTAAAAAAACGATATTTAAACTGGATTCCCGCCTTCGCGGGAATGACGGCACAACACCAACGTCATTCCCGCGAAGGCGGGAATCTATAATTAAAAGTGTAACCTAAAATTGAAAGATGCCCAAAATTTTTAAAAAAAGATAATCGAAGGATAATTAACGATGAAAAAATATTTTTTAATAATTTGGGGGATACTTCTTATTCCGAAATTTTCCCTTAGTGCTATTTCATATCCAAACAATATGCAGTTAAACACAAGCGAAACCGCTATAAAAATTGAATGGGATTGTAATGAAAATGCAAAAGGATATTATATTTACTGGGGAACATATTATGAACAAATGGACCAAAAAATAAAAATCAATGAAACTGAAGAATGTTCTTATACACTTACAGGTCTTGAATTAAATAAAAAATATTATTTTCGTATATCTTCCTTTGATGATTTAGCGGAAAGCGAACTTTCACCTATTATTTCAACAACAACTTTATCAGTAAATTCAGCCCCAGTGACGCCTTCGGACTTTGAAGTAGCATCTATAGACTTAATAACAGAATCATCTATCAATCTTAGATGGGAAAAAAATACAGAATCAGATCTTGCTGCCTACATGATATATTATGGAGAAAGCTCTGGAGATTATTCTGACTATAATACAATTACTAATCTAAATCTTAATTCATATACAGTTTCTGATCTTTCTTCATCAAAGAGATATTATTTTGTAATAACAGCTTTAGATCATTCTGAGAATGAATCTGAAAAATCCAGTGAAATAATTGCGGACACCCTTCCTGATATTTTTCCTCCCAATGTTCCACTAAATTTAGAAGTTAAATTAAACTCTGTATACGGAATGAGTGTATCTTTTAATGGCAATAATTCCAATATGGCTGATATTAAGGGATATAAAATTTATTATGGAATAGAACCAGCTAATTATACAAATAATATTGATATTGGAAATATTACTAATTATGAATTGTCGAATTTAGCAGAAAATACTATTTATTATTTTTCTGTAAGCGCTTATGATTATTCTGGTAATGAAAGCGGACTTTCAAGTGAAGCTTCAGCTAAAATAGAACCCACAAGAATTTTATTGACCAACCCAGATGAATTTGAGGGAGGATGTTATATTAATTCAATAATCACGGAACAAAAGGGTAGCAATATAAAAAAATTTTTCAATATTTTTTTCTTTTCTGCCTTTGCTTTATTTTTTATGTTATCTCTTAAAAAAAGATATATGTTTATGGCTTTTATACTAATATTAATTTTTAATTCGCCATCTTATTCTCAAGATAAAAACGGTATTGGAATAAAAATAGGCAAAACTATATCTTCAGAAGATATTCAAAAAGATATATATACTGATGATTTTGCACCTGTAACTTTGTTTTATGAACGAAATTTGTTTTATAATGTTTTTGCAGATTTTGAAATAGGGGTAGTAAAAAAAAATGGATTAGTGTTAACAAGTTCTGGAACTAAAACAGATATAGATACTAAACTATTGTTAATACCTATTTCCTCTTCAATCAAAATGGATATAGAATTAAGCTCTTTAATTTTATGTTTTATTGGTGGAGGCTTTGATTTTTGGGGTTACAGAGAAAAAGATGATAAAAATACATATTCCTGCTTTGATGATGATAAATATGGAGTATCAGGATACCATGGCAAAGCTGGCTTTAAATTCATGACAGAGGAGCCAGAATATTATAAAAAAGTTGGAATTGTTATTGAAGCTGTATATTCAAGAATTGATAAATTCGGGCAAAATGAAATAGACCTTGGAGGCTGGATATTTAATTTTGGATTTTTATATACATTTTAAAGTAACGAAAGAATAATTTTAGGAATATCTAATATCGAAGATGCATGGGAGAATGCTTCAGATTTATTGCCAATTGCAATTAAAGGTACAGGATTCAATGTGTGCAACCCTGTTGACAGGTCTTCCATGTTTCCATGATCACTCGAAATAATTACTGTAACATTTTTCTCAATATTGCTGATTATTCCATAAATAAATTGATCTAAAACTCCAAGAAATAAACCAGCGTTAGTGATGGATTTTTTATGCCCTAAAATATCAGGCATAAAGCTTTCAAAAAGTATAAGATCAAATTCATAAGTTAATTGAGCTATTCTTTTACCCGCCGTTTCTCCATTAATGATATCAATATCTCGATGAATAGGGGCTAACGTTTTATTTGTAATATCCCAATATACTGCTTTTCCTTCTTTAAGATCTTCTAAATTTCTAAATGGTATGCCAGCACTAATAGTCGATAATGTTGTGGCTGAATGTCTGATTTTCTTTTTTTTTATAAGGGAAAAATACCTATCTAAATCATAGGCATTAGCGAAGAGAGCTTTTTTACCTTTTTCATTGGTTTTTTTAAGTATATTATGTTTAAAAATAATATCCGTTAATATTTTATCAGGATAGGCCATCAAATGATAACCTAATATTTTCGAAGCATTTATTCCTGTAAAAAGAGCTGTCTGTCCTGTCGCACTTTGGCTTTGGGGGATTCCTTTTACATCCAGGCAAGCATCAATACTTTTAATTACGCTTCCGTTTTTTTGATTGAAAGCATTATGCGATATCGAGCAACCTATTAATGATTCTAACTTGTTCATAGGATAAAGATAGAAAGGATTAAAATTGTTTGGAAAGCCCAATCCAATTCCATCTAAAAATATAAAAATTATTTTTTCATTCATTAAAAATTCGACTTAATTTAAGGAGTTTCTTATATCTTGTATCTTTTTAAACAAAATGTTAAGTAGTCTTTAACTATGATTATCAAAAATAATAACATTTAATCAATAACATTATACCATTATGATATGCCCAAAATGCGAATTTGAACAAGAAGATAAAATAACCGAATGTCTGAAATGCGGGATAATTTTCGAAAAATATAAGAGACATAAGAATATTAATTTAGAAACAAACACGCCTATTGATACAACAATAATTGAAATAAATGATCAAGAAATTAAATTTATTGATTTTGCTAAAGAATTATTATTTTTCGTTGAAGCAGAAATAAGTCCTGTTAATTGGGGAGGCAGAATTATATTTTTCTTGATAATATTTATATGGGGATGCAAATTCATACTTACTCCATTAGAAAATAATTATGCTGGTAATTGTTTTTTACATCTTGTGAATCTTCCTTTCCACGAGACAGGTCATATTATTTTTCGGCCTTTTGGACACATAATAATGTCCCTTGGAGGAAGTCTTGCCCAATTAATAATGCCCTTGATATGTCTCGTCGTTTTTCTTATAAAAACAAGGGACCCTTTTGCTGCATCAGTTTGTTTGTGGTGGTTTGGAGAGAATTTTATGGATATTGCTCCATATATGAATGATGCCAGAGATCTTACATTGCCTCTTTTGGGCGGTAATACAGGAATGACTTCTCCATACGGTTTTCATGATTGGGAATTTATTTTTACTGAATTGGGCTTGCTACAATATGATCATTTGTTGGCATCTATTACACAAATACTTGGAATTATTTTGATGATTGTTTCATTTGTATGGTCAGTATATTTAATTGTTAAACAGTATAAAAATCTTGTTAAACATATATGAACTCATAGATGTTTCACGTGAAACAATAAAAAAATAATAATATAAGAATTAGAATTCTTGC containing:
- a CDS encoding IS1634 family transposase, encoding MNRHIEHHGLHQGLSFGWLATIWLSHILSQGDHRKVTVRDWVKQSQNTLEKVTGLNIRETDFTDDRLTLLLEKLSKIEIWIAIEAELNGTTIRVYDLEQKKVRIDTTTVSGYHEGGEDRLLQYGHSKDDSSLKQIKVLIASLDPLGMPLITEVLSGEKADDKLYVPAVDRVVKNTDKKGLLFIGDCKMSALDTRGHIYNSGHHYLMPLSMVGNNRDKADDWIKDAMEKENELTQIYVTDHKGKKNLLAEGCEIQRNCCCEKDGKEIKWDERVLIVKSESYAKTLQNALDKRLEKATKELLELTPQRGRGKRQIEDEKKLCESADAILKTHRVEGLLIYNFERQETIHSKFIGRGRGTKNRSKREIVNVRYQINDVIRNEDGIKAVKKTFGWRIFVTDMCKEILTFEQAVMTYRDEWIIERGFHRLKGAPLSLDPMFVKRDDQIIGLTYLLTIAIRFLTLIEFVVRRNLKKNDEKLVGLNPENPKKAINNPTTERLLKAFNGINLTIVHLPQKIIRYVTPLNSLQVKILALLGFSSEIYTSLVT
- a CDS encoding HlyD family efflux transporter periplasmic adaptor subunit yields the protein MRKIVFILSILCALPIFINAEDKIIILKAYKQVALTGYTRFDTKMIISSEVPGKITKLNYDIGQIIKALPFFEIDSTFIDFEIKTTLNTIKKLEVSIQRSESRIAYSKKEFERIDTLFQERRATEVNRDAASEELKQAELEYQGIIAEKTILETTLQQLKERKSRHIIDAPEGWIVTGKMAEIGEHIAPQVPLAKIADYKTLVIPFSVSSKELNALRRLPQEFDVIVENKNAKAQINWVNPEFDERTRKLSMELKLIDYEGEKREGLLCSLSLTIDSEGLLIPKDAIKNRYDNPRIILKGTRNPINVIILSESERNFVIAEDEILKEGMELEYNDPETLPMKPDNANSSNIKQ
- a CDS encoding efflux RND transporter permease subunit; the encoded protein is MESLVKFTLKQKVFINVVFVILVIAGIFALRLIPLENMPDVDAGRIFIRVVYFGASADDIENLVTKKIEDALDGLENVEYIDSVSYRNFSSVHIKLIDDVDYSDIYDEIRFRIQNAKKDLPEGCDDPVFTYVETGIWLPVIMVNLTGNFSQNSLKLYADELRSQIRNIPDVKDAEILGTSEKEFHVSLDPYKLRKLGITFHQVVAAIKSANTKFPTGQFQKEDREFMLDSGKILSNQQEVLDVLVRRDGDGNFIRVRDIVTSAIVSNRDPFDILSANGRTALRLKVTKEKNGNTLDISKSVKKVAKEFEKKYEKDGIQINFSNDSVIEINDSVKTLSGNLIFGMILVMVVLWFTLGFRNAMLTCIGVPFSFLCAILILKLYGMSLNTISLFSFVLLSGILVDDATVIIENVYRHMQMGKPIHEAVIEGSAEVMLPIISSVLTTILAFLPMLMMTGTTGAFFSVIPKTVTFALVASLIEALFILPVHILDWGPKKVGINLSKEIDDPFHHLRSGVFGFFWKMYSGILRILLNHKFLALTGTLILFIGSMAILILSLTGKYPLIKVKFFPGNYFRYHIALIMPVGTSLDSTDNEIKALSQRLIFLGEKQVQALSATCGHYEDQDYTYHFGNYYGEIIVTLPEEKYREFPDNPNNDPMAYLGWIREELKQYIDKKYANSNLKPKVKVFEEPDGPPTGKPINIRVSAITMDDALKTSDIIMNYMGANENLKDLIDLEDNRPDYQNTIKFLPNNKAAFEYGIMPGDITGFVTGILNGQSAGKYRTDGEEIDLMVRIARYYDKANPRKIGLSDPTDILDIPVVEHSKSPVLLRDIVTVKYDLEPTLKTRYKGRPTITITANIKSGSKLSPAGVQQIVNGFFEKNYSRFTGVTLSFGGEFESTSRSYASLTMAFFIAILCIYLVLASQFGAYVQPLIIISAVPFALIGVVLGLFITQMTFTVGSFLAIVGLAGMAVNNSILLIDFMNTRVLMGKDLRDAIIEACAARMRPVIITTVTTILGLLPMAIGIPNKSISWAPMAMAFVTGLTSATILTLLIVPVEYELFGNVKKVFKKRATKL
- a CDS encoding fibronectin type III domain-containing protein, giving the protein MKKYFLIIWGILLIPKFSLSAISYPNNMQLNTSETAIKIEWDCNENAKGYYIYWGTYYEQMDQKIKINETEECSYTLTGLELNKKYYFRISSFDDLAESELSPIISTTTLSVNSAPVTPSDFEVASIDLITESSINLRWEKNTESDLAAYMIYYGESSGDYSDYNTITNLNLNSYTVSDLSSSKRYYFVITALDHSENESEKSSEIIADTLPDIFPPNVPLNLEVKLNSVYGMSVSFNGNNSNMADIKGYKIYYGIEPANYTNNIDIGNITNYELSNLAENTIYYFSVSAYDYSGNESGLSSEASAKIEPTRILLTNPDEFEGGCYINSIITEQKGSNIKKFFNIFFFSAFALFFMLSLKKRYMFMAFILILIFNSPSYSQDKNGIGIKIGKTISSEDIQKDIYTDDFAPVTLFYERNLFYNVFADFEIGVVKKNGLVLTSSGTKTDIDTKLLLIPISSSIKMDIELSSLILCFIGGGFDFWGYREKDDKNTYSCFDDDKYGVSGYHGKAGFKFMTEEPEYYKKVGIVIEAVYSRIDKFGQNEIDLGGWIFNFGFLYTF
- a CDS encoding phosphoglyceromutase, producing MNEKIIFIFLDGIGLGFPNNFNPFYLYPMNKLESLIGCSISHNAFNQKNGSVIKSIDACLDVKGIPQSQSATGQTALFTGINASKILGYHLMAYPDKILTDIIFKHNILKKTNEKGKKALFANAYDLDRYFSLIKKKKIRHSATTLSTISAGIPFRNLEDLKEGKAVYWDITNKTLAPIHRDIDIINGETAGKRIAQLTYEFDLILFESFMPDILGHKKSITNAGLFLGVLDQFIYGIISNIEKNVTVIISSDHGNMEDLSTGLHTLNPVPLIAIGNKSEAFSHASSILDIPKIILSLL
- a CDS encoding zinc ribbon domain-containing protein, which produces MICPKCEFEQEDKITECLKCGIIFEKYKRHKNINLETNTPIDTTIIEINDQEIKFIDFAKELLFFVEAEISPVNWGGRIIFFLIIFIWGCKFILTPLENNYAGNCFLHLVNLPFHETGHIIFRPFGHIIMSLGGSLAQLIMPLICLVVFLIKTRDPFAASVCLWWFGENFMDIAPYMNDARDLTLPLLGGNTGMTSPYGFHDWEFIFTELGLLQYDHLLASITQILGIILMIVSFVWSVYLIVKQYKNLVKHI